Below is a genomic region from Raphanus sativus cultivar WK10039 chromosome 4, ASM80110v3, whole genome shotgun sequence.
ATGCCATACATCTTGTCTAAGGAAGTTTTGATGATGTTCAAGAGAGGATGAGAAGCATGGTCGTGATGCAATTTGCTTTATTCTCACGGCGTTTTTTTCTGTtcaacctctccagatggtgcTATAAGCTTGTGTTATAAGACAGTTGGCAGCTTTCTGAAGTGTTGCATTCTATAAAATAGCTTAAAtacataactttaaaaaaaagtttaaaaacataacaattCCTTTCTTTTTTCCCCTCCCACCATTCTTATTATCTTCTGACCCCCATCCAATTTTTTCTAtatgtaataatttaattttcagatATTGACGTCTCTCTTGAACCATTCCAAATCTATTTTATCACAAACTCAGTTTACTtgtaaagttaatatttttaagaatgggtagtttttttagttttaaaataattgaactCAATTCAGGCAGACAACTCAAACACATCATTGGCCGGCCGATCTTTTGTACGCAAAGCAAACTTGCCTGAGGGGATCTGAGGTGTGATAGCTACAGCTAATAATTTAGTGTTCTTAGACACATTGCCTAAATTACTGGACTATCTTTCATTACTACTGAATTTATTTACACATACCACTCAAAAACTTGTCTTTGCCGATTTGAGAAGATCGCATACAAAGCAAATTAATGAATCTGAAAAGCTTAAATAACAATAATCATTCACTAATATAATTAAAGagggaaaaaaataaacttGGTTAAAGATTTCATTGAGTCGAAAATCTCTCTAATCttctaggaaaaaaatatctatGATCTTTAATtacaaaacagaaaacaaaaacatctaTGATCAACAAAAAAATCTTCATCTAAACTTTGCACCTCACTGATGGACTCTGTTCACCGATGCCATTATTGTTtctgaagagaaaaaaaaaagaaaaaaagaaaacaaaattagcAGGTAGCAGCACAGTGTTAAAAAAAGCAGAGGTAGCAGCATAGTGTGAACCTTAAATATCCAAAATCCAACTTATAAAACAAACTAATCaacaacataataaaaatacaaatattaatctTCTGCTAAAACAATACACAGAGTAAAAACAACAGGAAAATCTATTAATAAAGGAAACGAATGACATGAGAGTACATCATTTTCAGaggtaaagaaaaaagaaacgaaGAGAATATGTGTTCAAGGAGAACAAtctaacatatatttatactgAACCTACAACGCTTCTCAGATCGAAAGCGCTTTGAAGATAAATCGTCTGAGAGGGAATCAATGGGAGTAAAGGCAAAGACATAAATCAGACCGTTTCAGGCCGTGGGAAGAAGCGCAAAGGTCACCGTCTCGCCGCCGCATGAAGGGGAGCGATGAAACTAATTTACTCAGCTTCAGACGTTCTAGGGTTAGAGGAGACATCGATCTATCCGGGCCGGATATATTTTCCTGTTACAAAGCCCAAACGCACAACATGCAGACAAAGCCCATGATACCATCAAGTTAGTGATGCGGTGCGTTTGACGTATCACATTCTGGTGAATTGAATTAGTGACCTGGAATCCTAGGTGGCATCACCAGGAGAGAAACaaccatattttatataaatagatactCCTATGAGTTGTAAACTTGTAAATGCCTTTTCACGATTGCTAATCTGTTAAGCAGCTTAAATATAATTAGAGCGACTCTATCATTATCTTCACCCAAACCTATTTCGTTAATGAcgttatttacttatttttatcaTGCTGGATACgaatttaaatatgatatagctcaaattttgaaaataggCTTTCTCCAGTCAATATATGTTCAAGTTGTTGGTCATACTCCAAGAAATTATATTTGAACTACAAAGTTGAGGAGTCAAGGGAAAACAAATTAGTATTCTAATATTTGATTGATTAGTTTAGTTGTTTAGTTATGTAGTATCGTATTGCTTAAGATACCATAAAGACACATACATGACGacatctatatttaaatataataatataaacatattaaacaTTTAGGATAAAGCCATACTCCTCCTCCACTTTTGTATCCTTTCCTTTTACTATAAATAGGGAATACTCATGATCCTCTAATTAAGCAACCATCCACACAATCTTTTCCAGAGCCAGACAACAAACAAACATACACTTTTAGTTTCATCAAAGACGAAGCTGCACTAGAAATGGAGTTGGATCTTGATCTCTCTCTTTCACCTCATACTAATTCTTCAAAATTTGGGTTTGGCTTTGACCTCAACAAGCATTGCGCTACTGTGGGCGTTATGTCGTGTTTGAATACGAAACAAACGCGTTCTGAGTCGATGTTTTGGTTGGATAATATGGAAGAAGATTGTTATGTGCCAAAACCATGTTCGTTTTCTTTGAATGGCCAGCctgacgaggaagaagaagatcatcTGGAATCAGACTCCTCTATTGTTGACGAGTGAGTAacaaactatatatttacaatagTTAGGTTAAGCTAGTTATCTTTACTATACTTGTAAGTTTCTTCGAAAATTTTATGCGTGGTTATACAAAATAGGGAAGCATTATTAGCATTCtaataacatttaaataattttgtatagTGAGGAGGAAAATAGCGAAGTCGTGGGGTGGCCACCAGTAAAGTCATGTATGACAAAGTATCATAATTATCGTCACCATAGTCGTAATCACCCATATCACCATCATGGTAGGAGGACCAACATAGCTAATCCAACGGCTACAACTGAAAGAGTTAGACCATCATCATCGGTATCAtggtcatcatcatcattgagATCCTCAATGTATGTTAAGGTGAAGATGGATGGTGTGGCAATAGCCAGAAAGGTTGACATCAAGCTTTTCAACTCTTACGAGTCTCTCACTGGCTTCTTGATCACCATGTTTAGTCAATGTGAGTActaatttaagtatttaaaatGCATTAAAACATACGTTTACACTCTCCTAAACCTATACATGAATGAAAGCATGGCATGTAACCTCTCACGAGTCTTCTTGATattgaatataattttgttttgtcagACCAAGATTGTGACAGAGAAGATACAAGTTACAAATTCACCTTCCAGGGGAAAGAGGGCGACTGGCTATTACCAGGGGATGTTCCATGGAAGTACGTTTACTTCtctatatttaatatttcaaatttctacctatatttataaatatatacatatatagttgttcgataaaaagaaatataataagtttttaGGTGATGGACATTTTAATATTCGGATATGGGTGACTGGCATAATAATGTCTAAAATCTTGGTTTGGTTTTGCAGGATCTTTGCTGAGTCTGTTCATCGAATATCAATAATTAGAGATTGCCCGTGTGCATATACACGGCTGTTGttctaaaaaaataacttttttcaaagcagtttttattttgtaattaaagTGTCTACCTTACCAGAGTCCCACTCGATTTATCTTTCCTCTAGTATCACTTATTAAGAATTATGGCCAAACATGCACGGATGGGTAATGACATTTCTTTCATAAGAATTCAGTGACTACTTAAGGATCAGGTTCGGACGGCTAAGTAAGCTTTTAGATATTCTTACATCAATCCTTTGTCGCTTTTTAAACTTAATAGACTTGTCtacttaaaaaaacaaaagaaaagaaagagagaaaaacatAAACTGTGATGATGGTTGCAGAAACCATGGTATCAAAacgagattaaaaaaaaaacaaataggaTGCGGATACATGTTGTTGATATGAATGAGAATCTAAGGTAGAGGAGCAAGTTGTTTATATGAATGAGATGAAAGCGCTTCCTCCTTTTCCAGAGaacctccacctccacctcaACCCAACCCAGTGCCGAAACCGCAAGTAAGTGATGATCTATGACGTCATGCTGATGTCAGCAAGAAGGAATGAGAGGTCAAGCTAGTTTGGCAAAGATGAGTCCGTGACAAGTGCCAATGCTGAGCTGGACCAATCATGAAGCAAGGATGATGTGGAGATGGAGTAACGACTTTACGCGGAAAAAGTTGAGTCGTTAGACGGTTAGGCTATTAGGCCGAGCTTGTTGGGCAATTGGGCTTAGGCCTAGTATAAATAGAAAGGAATGAGAGAATAAACGTAGGCCATAATTGTCTTGTAGTGGGAAAGTCTATAGCTTATTGCTTTAGTCTTTGGGCTCACTTAATGGAATACCGTATTGAGATTGGAATACGTATACCTTACAAAGAAATACGATGCATTGGTTGTAGCAGTCCGGTTCCAACGGCAATGCCTACCTTATGGGATTCCACCAGTTAACGGGATGGGACCTCCACCGATGGGATATCGTTATATGTTACTGTCCATATAAGAACCAAAAGAATCATCAGTATAGAAACTTCATAAAACAATTTACATTCTTTAATTGGCTATCACGCAATTCAGGGCTTGTAGGCATTAACTTTCCctgattttattttggaaaagtAAAAGGAAGAAAGCACGGGGCAAGCCCATGATTATGGCTGTGTGTGTTCTTTAAGCGACAGCCAACTCGAGTGTTCACTGTTTGACGAATCTAAGCCCCATCTTCCGCAAACTCAAAGACCCCCAAAATTTCGGATCTTTTAACAACACGGTTTACATAATCAATTGTAATTATAGTATTAATCATcttaatactctataaattatCCGTTTCCTAGTTCCTCTGTCTACAGTGTAGATAACAACTAAAGTACTAAATAAAAGTCAAAACACACTATGGAGATAAAAAggaataataacaataaaatctaATTATTGCCGACTAGATTTTCTGGCATCATTAGTAAGTGTGATATATGCTTAACTTCAGTTGCGAATTTATGAGGTTGAGATTCGAGACGTCTGACTCAGCTTGAAACAAGATAAAGATATAGACTgggtttttttctcttttcccaGCTACCTCctttaatttacatttattttgcTCCAACtctaaaacaaaaactaaaatctaaacttTACAACAATGCCCATCAGTGGACCATTCTTCACGCACCACAGGCCGAGTCATTGAACAACACTCCCTTAGCCATACCCAACAACGCCTCGAGCGCTTCGGGAGAAAACTTCCTAGCGAACAGAAAAGGATCACTCCTCTCACTCACCGAACCGTTGATCCCATCCTCACCGTACCTCGGTCTAGTCTCCCTCAGCCGCACGATCAGCTCAGGCGCAACTTCCTCCGCCTCGTACATCCTCGGGTGACCCCCGTCGCTGACGGTCCAGTCCACGTGGGTGAGAGTAGCGGGGACACACCCGCGCGGGTCCCTCATGCTCAAAAGGGTAGGAAAGTAATTCTCCTCGGGATAGCACGTGTCTTCCCTCACGCACGTCTTGTCGAACTTCTCCCATATCCGCCGATCACGCGCCACCATCCGCGCGTGTCTCCGCGTCAGAGCCCAGAACTGTGACCCGATCCGAAAATCTTCCAGCCTCACCTCCGGCAGCATCGCGTCGTCCCCTCGCGCCGCCCACCTCTCGAACTGCCACGGCTCGTCCTTGAGTATCTCGATGAAGCTCTTCCGAGAGGAGACCAGAGTCTTGTAAGTGAAGTCGAAGGAGTGTATCGGTACGCACGAAGGCGAGAAGAGGGCAAACATGTAATTTCTTGGATCGTCGAGAAGCGCGTGTGCTAGTAACCGACGCGCCGCGGCAGCGAGAGTTGGCGTGTAACGTTCCGACAGTTTCGAGTGGATCACCCGGTTGGAAAACACTCCTGAGAAACCCGGGTCGTAATCCCGGGTCGGATCCGCGTGGATGTAGACATTGTAGAGATCCGTGGAGGAGCTTCCGTTGAAGAACATCTCCCACAGAGGCGCGAACGGGAGAGGCGTTGTGGTTATATACATGAACGCCACTTTCCGGGTCGACCCGGGCGGGAGATTCGGGTTGACATGCGAAGCGAGTCGGAGAAGAGGCTCGTCGTCTTTGGGAATCgccggcggcggaggaggagaagcGTCGGGGACGTTTCGAGCGTAGAGAGAGAAGACGGAGAGAGAGCGGAAACCGAACTCCGGCGAGGCGACGCCGGTGAGTTCTCGCTGGACTGTGAAGATGACTGCGACTGGTAGACAGAGGAACAGAGCGCAGAAGAGAGGGAACAGCGTCGGAGACAGCATATCTCTCTCGCCGGAAAGATTAAAAACCAGTGACTGCTTTTTAGTTTgtagagagagaaacaaagtGGAGTAGGATATTATAGGAGAAGAATCGATGATACATTTTTCTAGAGTGAGAGAGAGTGGGATTTGGTGCAACTTGTATtaataaagatattttaaaaaatttaacgaGTACTAATTACAGAAAATattcaattcaattcaattcaattcaattcaatGGCATTTCATATATGGAATTCATGACTTTTTTTGTTGAACAAAAaatttacgatttttattttaatattctttttatgtAACGGTCCTTGTTTTTCTTGGCCACTAATTGGTTCACTACTAGTACTATTTATCCAAAATTAGAATATGAAAGAataaaatactccctccgtttcatattaagtgacgttttagagaatttttttcgttgcaaaataagtgtcgttttagagtttcaatgcaaaatttattaactttattctccattctatttttttattggttgaattatatcggtaatgatgtttttaaattaaaaatatgcaaaattaaatgttttcttataatgaaacagagggagtatgttgTTTGTGCTAGTCGGTATGACTAAATAAATCATAGGCCAACAAAGTTAAATGTATACGACGAATTTATTCGTTGATTAAAGCTAAAGGCAGCATTAAACAGAGTCATTAAATATTTGGTTGTGTACACACGTCTTTACTCATCATACACGTGGTTGTATGATGTATTGTAGCCTCTGATGGCACAATACGTGAAAGTTTCGTAATCGATCCGTTTTAGGCAAAACGTTTTCATGTCGAACGTAACATCTTTGCTTGGATGGATACGAGTTACGGTGGTGTGTATCCACGTGGCCTGCATGCATTAGAATTGGGCCTTCGTATCTGGGCCTTGCCTCCCGTAACAACTACGCGAGAAGTGGTTTCGGTTAGGTGGtcttaaatgatatttttagagcTCAGTGATCTTTTTGTCTGTCGTCATCGTGAATGCTTCAGTGTCAGAGAAAATTATAGCGAAAGGCTATAACTAGTGGTACGAAAGCAATTGGgtgaatatttgtttttttttttgtttcattgcatcagaatatttatttttcctgAAGAGAACAATTTGTGCGAATGTTTTAAAACGTATGAGAATCAGTGGCGGACCCAGACTTTTTTTTAAGGTGGGTCAAAAATTTAAATGGGCTTTTTAATCCaacaaagaaaaggaaaaaaaattaaaaattaggtGTCAAAGAGGTGTCGAACTCGGGTTAAAGGGGTGTCACGCAAAGAGATTGAACCATCAGAACCACCGAATCATATTGGTATTGCTTAACAAAACGGAACTTTATAATATTAAGGTGTGTCAACTGACCCACTATCTGTACATGTGGGTCCGCCTCTGATGAGAATTGCTTTATTACTGGAGACTGAGAGTGAAAACAcacaaatttgaatttttatctAGGATAAACTTTCACATAAGGACGTAAAACATATGATTCTTACTGTACACTAGTATAATCTCAACTATTacatatttagttttaaatcatTTGGCATCTAATGTTTTAATCTTACAGTTGCAAATAGCTATAAAGCTTTACATCCACGAATTAGTGAAAATGTAGATCTTATTTATAACTAAGATATGGTTGGTGTTTGGCCTTTTAGGCTTAGAGAATATATAGAATAAGTTGTTGGTTAGATATAATTTGGTGAATGATCTCGTATtcgtatttatatattgaaaaggATAATCTAGAAAATAATGGACTGCAACCCTTATAGACTTTCATTATAGAGAGTAGGCCGgaccataaaaaataaaaaaaagcagAGTAAACCGGAACGAACCGGGCCAACTGACAAGACTAGTATCTCTCTCCCCCCTCCACTTAAATTATTGAGGGAGCAGTGTAAGGAGGGGGAAGAAAAACAATCTGACtgtcttttctctctctctcatagaAAGTGGTGGAAGAGAAGATGCCGAGGCCAGGGCCAAGACCGTACGACTGTATCAGAAGAGCTTGGCATAGTGACACACACCAACCCATGAGGGGTTTGCTCATCCAAGAGATTTTCAggtcatcttctttcttttctttctctatcACTCTGTATCCATCTGTGTTTGCATGTATCcttcctctgttttcttttcctgCTCATTTGTTCTTTTGAACTTTTCTTTTGTAGGATTGTTTGTGAGATTCACAGCCAATCCACCAAGAAGAACAATGAATGGCAAGAGAAGCTCCCTGTGGTTGTCTTGAGAGCTGAAGAAATCATGTATTCCAAAGCCAATTCTGAGGTTTCTTTCTATCTTAACATTTACAGTTTCTCAGTTTGGGTTTTGTATAGTTTAAGTTAGTTGTTATGGAACAGAGAAGCTACTCACTAAAACCCATCAGTGACCCTCTTTGAACAGTAAGACTGATAGAGTCTTTACTTGTGATGATATACTCTTATGATAAGAGTCTTTATCTAATAATGAACATTGGAACTTATGTCACTGTGTATTGACTTggttaatagattttttttactaatcttATATTGTAGAATGTATATATGTAAAGGCTATATATGTCAATAGATATAACCTAGTACtgtctctatatatattgtaacacTCTATTCTAATAACATTGAGTCTTCCATCTCATATATATACTCCATCTAATAATGAACAATATGTCCAACTTAGTTGAGACTTGATTATTTGATTTACTTCTTTAGGCTGAGTATATGGACATGAATACACTTTTGGACCGTGCAAACGACGCCATTAACACCATAATCCGACTCGATGAAACCACTGAAACTGGGGAGTTTCTTCAGCCTTGTATTGAAGGTATACACAATCTTGATACTAGATTGAGTTCTCCGGATTCTTGTTCTTGGCTCACATCAGTGAGGAGCTcttgtttttatatttgtagCTGCATTGCATTTGGGTTGCACGCCAAGAAGAGCTTCAAGAAGCCAACGGAACATAAACCCGAGATGTTATCTTAGCCAAGACTCAACTAAGTTGAACAGCATTATGTCGCCGCAATACCAAGTCTTCCTGAAACAGAACAACTTTGCTTCAAAGACTCTTCCAGTTAAGAACTTTCACAACGATGTTCAGATCAAGAAATGCCCTGTCTCCAAACACTCAAGCTACCCTTTGTGCTATTCACTCAGAGTTCCTTCTTTGCCAGTCTATAACAATGTCACTGACTCGTGCAAGTCCgacaagaacaggagagaggtGAGTGTGAAAGATGCAAGTAATGGCATTACCTTTGGTGGTTGTGATCTATCTCTGCGCTTAGGCCCTCTTGGAGATGATATCAGTTCTCCTACTCAAAAACGGAGTAAGATAAGCAGTAACAACAACAAAGGCTAAAAATCAGAACAGAACTGTGTGTTTGATTAGCTAGTCTTGTGTTATAGAATGCGTCTTAGTTAGCTCTTTTTAGTTCCTCTGTAGTTTTTAGAGTTCTTTACATgtaaatagagagagagagagagggcaTGATGAACTG
It encodes:
- the LOC108851330 gene encoding glycosyltransferase BC10, which translates into the protein MLSPTLFPLFCALFLCLPVAVIFTVQRELTGVASPEFGFRSLSVFSLYARNVPDASPPPPPAIPKDDEPLLRLASHVNPNLPPGSTRKVAFMYITTTPLPFAPLWEMFFNGSSSTDLYNVYIHADPTRDYDPGFSGVFSNRVIHSKLSERYTPTLAAAARRLLAHALLDDPRNYMFALFSPSCVPIHSFDFTYKTLVSSRKSFIEILKDEPWQFERWAARGDDAMLPEVRLEDFRIGSQFWALTRRHARMVARDRRIWEKFDKTCVREDTCYPEENYFPTLLSMRDPRGCVPATLTHVDWTVSDGGHPRMYEAEEVAPELIVRLRETRPRYGEDGINGSVSERSDPFLFARKFSPEALEALLGMAKGVLFNDSACGA
- the LOC108851344 gene encoding auxin-responsive protein IAA29-like, encoding MELDLDLSLSPHTNSSKFGFGFDLNKHCATVGVMSCLNTKQTRSESMFWLDNMEEDCYVPKPCSFSLNGQPDEEEEDHLESDSSIVDDEEENSEVVGWPPVKSCMTKYHNYRHHSRNHPYHHHGRRTNIANPTATTERVRPSSSVSWSSSSLRSSMYVKVKMDGVAIARKVDIKLFNSYESLTGFLITMFSQYQDCDREDTSYKFTFQGKEGDWLLPGDVPWKIFAESVHRISIIRDCPCAYTRLLF
- the LOC108851338 gene encoding uncharacterized protein LOC108851338; translation: MPRPGPRPYDCIRRAWHSDTHQPMRGLLIQEIFRIVCEIHSQSTKKNNEWQEKLPVVVLRAEEIMYSKANSEAEYMDMNTLLDRANDAINTIIRLDETTETGEFLQPCIEAALHLGCTPRRASRSQRNINPRCYLSQDSTKLNSIMSPQYQVFLKQNNFASKTLPVKNFHNDVQIKKCPVSKHSSYPLCYSLRVPSLPVYNNVTDSCKSDKNRREVSVKDASNGITFGGCDLSLRLGPLGDDISSPTQKRSKISSNNNKG